One stretch of Desulfovibrio sp. UCD-KL4C DNA includes these proteins:
- a CDS encoding response regulator, with protein sequence MGNSIESRNRYRLSTLMVASICGIALISALSFGGVLSYSYIKSLKVEFYDRVNAEGEGHSLEVYSFLNRAMARLDELSRDNSIRVTMMLGVDYPLAEKLSEYDQIPHGVDYFILRKGDDKIFSSTSQKYDEKVVREALNHAPSLSILCHSSNGNFITVFSVPIRSRNQIVGSAACVVDLARSGLASALDSRGGKLLLFTSGKAFDLMSGKTQEFKMGDAISDKMLLASLGRNRGGVLYRSTLVPGLSYFTSDTRLNKSITRAFLLSLPFLAIVTSLCFIIVLILSNKLGKPLRVISDAAEDISKGLDLDIQTKGSCIYEISVLEKSLSSMLENLRKTKDLEEYQFFFDNVGDLVCITDLDGLFWETNGQVITLLGYSREELLGKTIFELIPAYERSSMRTVLHDILSGGAIDSFECSMVTKAGLTIHCEVRSRKIVYRGANVLLSVVRDVTDRKINEEELQRYAAELLSAKEVEEHNSAHLSETLKQLEEAITRAEVANQIKSEFLAQMSHEIRTPMNSIMGMADMLRDTALSSEQKSYVTIFSDSGKALLTLIDGILDLSKIESGKLTLEKAQFNLDNLVDEVSGILSVTAWKKNLIFACHIDPATPALMIGDSTRIKQIIANLLSNAIKFTSEGTVCLDISSHAGDDGLLVLSIKVTDTGIGISEDKVEVIFDNFTQADSSTTRKYGGTGLGLAITRNLVTLMDGNIKAQNIESGGALFSAEITVDKFEKDDPLDDKIRKVMQGKNVLVVEKSFVVRSYICKCLSSWGGNCVHVENSFLALDSLRGSNKVDLVIISEKLEEDGLGEVEAINDVLESPCPAVCLLSSSPGDSSNRPEINKLFGVRGSARWPLTRGVLLNAMLNLFDPVDPEYAESAAEKELLPTRILLAEDSESNRALVEFFLKDTPFRITFAVDGAEAVAMYKKHNYDLVLMDIKMPNLNGYEATKEIRTYEKTNGYPETPIVALTANDSAHDFQLSLDAGCSGYLSKPIKKITLIKNILKYIS encoded by the coding sequence TGAATATGATCAGATTCCTCATGGCGTGGATTATTTTATCTTGCGTAAAGGTGATGATAAAATATTTTCGTCTACATCACAAAAGTATGATGAGAAAGTTGTTAGAGAAGCTCTTAATCATGCTCCTTCCCTCAGTATTTTATGCCATTCTTCGAATGGTAATTTCATTACGGTTTTTTCCGTCCCAATTCGTAGTAGGAATCAAATTGTAGGTAGTGCTGCTTGTGTTGTTGATCTCGCCAGATCAGGGCTAGCTTCTGCTCTTGACTCCCGCGGTGGCAAGCTCCTTTTGTTTACCTCCGGCAAAGCTTTTGATTTGATGTCCGGTAAAACCCAAGAATTTAAAATGGGCGATGCTATTTCGGATAAAATGTTGCTAGCCAGTCTTGGCCGCAATCGTGGCGGTGTACTTTATCGCAGCACTCTAGTCCCCGGACTTTCTTATTTTACATCTGATACTAGGCTTAACAAATCCATAACAAGAGCTTTTTTGCTTTCTTTGCCGTTTTTAGCAATCGTGACATCTCTTTGTTTTATTATTGTTTTAATCCTCAGCAATAAACTGGGTAAGCCTCTGCGTGTTATCAGTGATGCTGCTGAAGATATTTCAAAGGGGTTGGATTTAGATATTCAGACCAAAGGTAGTTGCATTTATGAAATAAGTGTTCTTGAGAAATCATTATCTTCAATGCTCGAAAATCTGCGCAAAACAAAAGATTTGGAAGAATATCAGTTCTTTTTTGATAATGTTGGAGACCTTGTCTGCATTACTGATTTAGACGGTCTTTTTTGGGAAACAAATGGACAGGTTATTACGTTACTGGGGTACTCGCGTGAGGAGTTACTAGGGAAAACTATTTTTGAGCTTATTCCTGCTTATGAACGATCATCTATGCGTACTGTTTTGCATGATATTTTAAGTGGCGGAGCAATTGATAGCTTTGAGTGTTCTATGGTGACTAAAGCCGGTCTGACAATTCATTGTGAAGTTCGTTCTAGGAAAATTGTATACCGCGGAGCAAATGTTCTTTTAAGTGTAGTGCGTGATGTTACGGATCGAAAGATCAATGAAGAAGAATTGCAACGCTATGCTGCAGAATTACTTAGCGCAAAAGAAGTTGAAGAACATAATTCAGCGCATCTTTCTGAAACATTGAAACAGCTTGAAGAAGCTATTACGCGCGCGGAAGTTGCGAATCAGATAAAAAGTGAATTTCTTGCACAGATGAGTCATGAGATCAGGACCCCCATGAACTCAATTATGGGTATGGCAGATATGCTTAGAGACACAGCTCTTTCTTCTGAACAGAAAAGTTATGTCACTATTTTTAGTGATTCAGGCAAGGCTCTTTTGACGTTGATCGACGGTATTCTGGACTTGTCAAAAATAGAGTCAGGGAAATTGACTTTAGAAAAAGCTCAGTTCAATTTAGATAATCTGGTAGATGAAGTCTCTGGAATATTGTCTGTAACTGCGTGGAAGAAAAACCTTATATTCGCCTGCCATATTGATCCAGCCACCCCTGCGCTTATGATTGGTGATTCTACCAGAATCAAACAAATTATAGCTAATCTGTTAAGCAATGCAATTAAGTTTACCTCTGAAGGAACTGTATGTCTGGATATCTCAAGCCATGCAGGGGATGATGGACTTCTTGTTCTATCTATCAAAGTTACTGATACTGGTATTGGTATATCAGAGGATAAAGTGGAAGTTATTTTTGATAACTTTACACAGGCGGACTCTTCTACAACCCGTAAGTACGGAGGAACGGGGCTTGGTCTAGCTATTACCAGGAATCTTGTAACACTAATGGATGGTAATATTAAGGCTCAAAACATTGAGTCAGGCGGAGCCCTTTTCTCCGCTGAAATTACTGTTGATAAATTTGAAAAAGATGACCCTCTTGATGATAAAATCAGAAAAGTAATGCAGGGAAAAAATGTTCTGGTAGTCGAGAAAAGTTTTGTTGTTCGTAGTTATATTTGCAAGTGTTTATCTAGTTGGGGTGGAAATTGTGTTCATGTTGAAAACAGTTTTCTTGCGTTAGATTCACTTAGGGGCAGCAACAAGGTCGACCTTGTTATTATTTCTGAAAAACTTGAAGAAGATGGGCTCGGTGAAGTTGAAGCCATTAATGATGTGTTGGAATCACCGTGTCCAGCAGTCTGCTTACTTTCTTCTTCTCCTGGAGACAGTAGCAATAGACCAGAAATCAATAAACTCTTCGGGGTACGCGGTAGTGCTCGCTGGCCTCTTACCCGCGGAGTTTTGCTTAACGCTATGCTTAATCTCTTTGACCCTGTAGATCCGGAATATGCAGAATCTGCGGCTGAAAAAGAGCTCCTGCCGACGAGAATTTTGCTTGCTGAAGATTCGGAATCAAATAGGGCGCTGGTCGAATTTTTTCTTAAAGATACTCCGTTCAGAATTACTTTTGCAGTGGATGGCGCAGAAGCGGTAGCAATGTATAAAAAACATAATTATGATTTAGTATTAATGGATATTAAGATGCCTAATCTTAATGGGTATGAAGCAACTAAAGAAATACGTACTTATGAAAAGACGAATGGGTATCCTGAAACTCCTATAGTTGCTTTGACTGCAAATGATTCAGCTCATGATTTTCAGCTCAGCCTTGATGCTGGGTGTAGCGGTTATTTATCTAAACCTATTAAGAAGATTACACTGATTAAAAATATTTTAAAATATATTTCTTAG
- a CDS encoding iron-sulfur cluster assembly scaffold protein, whose product MIDPLDCLLSDIQHECDNAAVDMFGAETTARWKNPSFAAIMEQPDSVGEMTGSCTDNIKIFLKFDGNRICKASFYTTGCGASIVSADAVCELSTGKTIDEASEIDGEDIIKTLGKVPEDKKHCAHLASSALQEALGVWLERSKKG is encoded by the coding sequence ATGATTGATCCTTTAGACTGTTTACTTTCAGATATACAGCATGAATGTGACAACGCTGCTGTAGATATGTTCGGCGCGGAAACTACTGCCAGATGGAAAAACCCTTCATTTGCAGCAATTATGGAACAACCTGATTCAGTTGGAGAAATGACAGGAAGTTGTACTGACAATATAAAAATATTTCTCAAATTTGATGGCAACAGAATATGTAAAGCATCATTTTATACAACCGGTTGCGGGGCCAGCATCGTAAGCGCGGACGCAGTTTGCGAACTATCCACGGGAAAAACAATTGATGAGGCGTCTGAAATTGATGGCGAAGATATTATCAAAACTCTCGGCAAAGTCCCGGAAGATAAGAAACACTGTGCTCACCTAGCATCTTCAGCTTTACAGGAAGCTTTGGGAGTATGGCTGGAGAGGAGTAAAAAAGGATAG
- a CDS encoding LysR substrate-binding domain-containing protein gives MELRQLIYFVAVAEELHFGRAAKRVHIAQPPFSQQIKSLEEEVGSKLLERNSRNVRLTVEGQYFYEQAVLILERIDLAASTVGRMAKGETGRVRVGFMEIAMDSLVPEAIRAFRSRYSDVSILISQLGARVQLKRIRSGDLDVGFTTVFMHGMEGLESLRLFSKKHVLAVPDDHFFIHKKKLTLKDIAKEKLIMFPRAGQPDLYDSMMETFSKKGLVPIISQEVAGLSGAATLISSGMGVAFLPDNSHVSRKGITLIPLEEDFPLMDIYMVWNKDSCSNTVKIFMESVAEYFAVSNNI, from the coding sequence ATGGAACTAAGACAGTTAATATACTTTGTTGCAGTAGCCGAAGAGCTGCATTTCGGTCGCGCTGCCAAGCGAGTTCATATTGCGCAACCACCTTTTTCTCAGCAGATTAAATCACTTGAAGAAGAAGTGGGGTCAAAGCTGCTTGAGAGGAATAGTCGTAACGTTCGGTTAACAGTAGAAGGGCAATATTTTTATGAACAGGCTGTTCTAATTTTAGAGAGGATAGATCTGGCAGCTTCAACTGTTGGGAGAATGGCAAAAGGTGAAACCGGAAGAGTTAGAGTCGGTTTTATGGAGATTGCCATGGATAGCTTGGTTCCTGAAGCTATCAGAGCTTTCCGCAGCAGATATTCTGACGTATCGATTCTTATAAGTCAGCTTGGCGCCAGGGTTCAGCTCAAACGTATTCGCTCAGGAGATCTTGATGTGGGATTTACTACTGTGTTTATGCATGGGATGGAGGGACTTGAGTCACTAAGACTGTTTTCTAAAAAGCATGTACTTGCCGTGCCAGATGATCATTTTTTTATACATAAGAAAAAATTGACTCTTAAGGACATTGCGAAGGAGAAATTGATTATGTTTCCGCGGGCAGGACAGCCTGATTTATATGACTCTATGATGGAAACATTCAGTAAAAAAGGATTAGTGCCGATAATAAGTCAGGAGGTTGCAGGTCTTTCCGGGGCAGCTACATTGATTTCTTCCGGTATGGGAGTCGCCTTTTTACCGGATAATAGTCATGTCTCTCGTAAAGGAATCACTCTGATTCCGTTAGAGGAAGATTTTCCCTTAATGGATATTTATATGGTATGGAACAAGGATTCCTGTTCTAATACAGTTAAGATTTTTATGGAAAGTGTTGCTGAATATTTTGCGGTATCTAACAATATTTAA
- a CDS encoding GNAT family N-acetyltransferase: MTDILNGYEVSWAESILRVDKEEWNDLASLINFPFLEWDWLRLLEESGCVCLATGWLTAHMLVRYEGRLVAAVPLYVRDQSDGEFIFDRVWFEVAQKGGITYYPKLVGMSPYTPASGYRFLIAPDVNAGNIMRLVCQTLDRFCAVNNLGSSAFNFVDPNWTAEMETYGYATWQHQGYLWGNHDYKNFEQWLGTLNGNRRKTIRRERKALKAEKVRVEILVGDEIPDEYFSLMYKCYASTNDKFGVWSCKYLNESFFNGLSKSMRKNLLFSVAFREGHEEPIAMSMFVFSGDQIWGRYWGCFEEVRFLHFELCYYAPIEWAIDNNINFYDPGMGGEHKARRGFLSSPCYSLHRFSDSSMDLTFKTYILEVNTLENGYINEMNDMMPIVKS, encoded by the coding sequence ATGACTGATATTCTTAATGGTTATGAAGTATCTTGGGCTGAATCCATTTTGCGGGTGGACAAAGAAGAATGGAACGATCTTGCGAGTCTGATAAATTTTCCATTTCTGGAGTGGGACTGGCTGCGTCTTCTTGAAGAAAGTGGATGTGTTTGTCTTGCTACGGGTTGGCTTACTGCGCATATGCTTGTTCGCTACGAAGGACGGTTGGTTGCTGCGGTCCCTTTATATGTGCGAGATCAAAGTGATGGAGAGTTTATATTTGACCGTGTTTGGTTTGAGGTTGCTCAGAAAGGTGGCATTACTTATTACCCCAAATTAGTGGGGATGAGCCCGTATACACCCGCTTCAGGATATCGTTTTTTGATAGCACCTGATGTTAATGCCGGAAATATTATGCGTCTTGTATGCCAGACTCTAGATAGGTTTTGTGCGGTTAATAATCTTGGGAGCAGTGCGTTTAATTTTGTTGATCCAAACTGGACAGCAGAAATGGAAACTTACGGGTACGCAACATGGCAGCATCAGGGTTATCTCTGGGGAAACCATGATTATAAAAATTTTGAGCAATGGTTGGGGACACTTAACGGAAACCGCAGAAAAACTATTCGGCGAGAACGTAAAGCATTGAAAGCAGAAAAAGTTAGGGTTGAAATTTTGGTGGGTGATGAAATCCCTGATGAATACTTTTCTTTGATGTATAAATGCTATGCTTCAACTAATGATAAATTTGGGGTCTGGAGTTGTAAGTATCTTAATGAATCTTTTTTTAATGGGTTAAGTAAATCAATGCGTAAAAATTTACTTTTTTCCGTTGCCTTTAGAGAAGGTCACGAAGAACCTATTGCTATGTCTATGTTTGTATTTTCAGGGGATCAGATTTGGGGAAGATATTGGGGATGCTTTGAAGAGGTTCGGTTTTTACATTTTGAACTTTGCTATTATGCCCCGATAGAGTGGGCTATTGACAATAATATTAATTTTTATGACCCTGGAATGGGCGGAGAGCACAAAGCTCGGCGTGGATTTTTATCGTCTCCGTGCTATAGTCTGCATAGATTTAGTGATTCTTCTATGGACTTAACTTTTAAGACTTATATCCTTGAAGTTAACACCCTTGAAAATGGCTATATAAATGAAATGAATGATATGATGCCGATTGTTAAAAGTTAG
- a CDS encoding YqiA/YcfP family alpha/beta fold hydrolase, with product MKNIFLNIHGFGSSGNNSKAAALTSSFPDYKLISPDFPADPEECLDLLEEIIAENSNSPLVLQGSSMGGLYALVMHIRHNIPALLINPALAPSFLVQKRLGEVYDFGNGKTILITSQHVKKFAEVEKEIEKAIHNGFSAKGKVLALLGEQDEVLDQIEMKKILGKLNIEVVSFETDHHFEGYDNVTETNQKVRSFLLDN from the coding sequence ATGAAAAATATTTTTTTAAATATCCACGGTTTCGGCTCTTCTGGGAACAACTCAAAAGCTGCAGCTCTTACAAGTTCTTTTCCAGACTATAAACTTATCAGTCCTGATTTTCCGGCAGATCCGGAAGAATGCCTTGATCTTCTTGAAGAGATCATTGCAGAAAATTCCAACTCCCCACTAGTACTGCAAGGATCGTCTATGGGAGGACTTTATGCTTTGGTTATGCATATTCGCCACAACATACCTGCTTTGCTTATTAATCCAGCTCTTGCACCTTCATTTCTTGTGCAAAAACGTCTAGGCGAAGTATACGACTTCGGGAATGGAAAAACTATTCTTATCACATCCCAGCATGTTAAAAAATTTGCTGAAGTTGAAAAAGAAATAGAAAAAGCCATTCACAATGGATTTTCTGCAAAAGGTAAAGTGCTGGCTCTTCTCGGTGAACAGGATGAAGTATTGGATCAAATAGAAATGAAAAAAATACTTGGGAAATTAAATATTGAAGTAGTTTCTTTTGAAACAGATCACCACTTTGAAGGATACGATAACGTTACAGAAACCAATCAGAAAGTACGAAGTTTTCTGCTTGATAACTAA
- a CDS encoding GAK system CofD-like protein, giving the protein MEKDHPGIVFFSGGTALAGLSGQLAEVNPECSYIITTFDSGGSSAKLRNIFDMPAVGDIRNRLISIADTSDPEKASIVKLLNTRFPKYGDKEDLTGELQHLANGTHPLMEDFSDVVRKILSDLFALFLELSADEFDPAKACLGNILLAAGFMVHKRVLAPPIAQFSRLVRARGIVRAASLDSGHLAVRLQNGEIIAGQHLFTGKEVPPVPSPIDGMWTCSDIDDPWPRSVHASSLAMMLIKEANLIVYPMGSFYSSILASLIPKGMGQAVSRNSCPKIFIPNLGYDPELFGHNVPLQIEKLLEVLRMDNPAEIKKESVLSAVLIDSANGDYQDGLNLDILKTLGIKIFDCNLVSEKSDGLIDPDLLAPVLMKLAIQEEL; this is encoded by the coding sequence GTGGAGAAGGATCATCCAGGAATAGTTTTTTTCAGCGGAGGGACAGCTCTTGCCGGTCTTTCTGGGCAACTCGCTGAAGTTAATCCTGAATGCTCATATATTATAACTACTTTTGATTCAGGAGGTAGTTCAGCTAAGCTTAGGAATATTTTTGATATGCCTGCTGTAGGTGATATTAGAAACAGACTGATATCTATTGCAGACACCAGTGATCCAGAAAAAGCTAGTATTGTTAAATTGTTGAATACCCGTTTTCCCAAATATGGTGATAAAGAGGATTTAACAGGAGAATTGCAACACCTTGCCAATGGAACTCATCCTCTGATGGAAGATTTTTCAGATGTAGTTCGCAAAATTCTTTCGGATCTTTTTGCTCTTTTTCTTGAGTTGTCCGCAGATGAGTTTGACCCAGCGAAAGCCTGCTTGGGAAATATCCTTCTAGCTGCCGGATTTATGGTTCATAAGCGTGTACTTGCTCCACCTATTGCGCAATTTTCTAGACTTGTCAGAGCGAGGGGAATTGTTCGGGCTGCATCACTTGATAGTGGTCATTTGGCAGTGCGTCTGCAAAATGGTGAAATCATCGCCGGGCAACATCTTTTTACGGGTAAGGAAGTTCCGCCTGTTCCTTCGCCTATCGACGGTATGTGGACTTGCTCGGATATTGATGATCCGTGGCCGCGCTCAGTACATGCCTCATCACTGGCAATGATGCTTATCAAAGAAGCAAATTTGATTGTTTATCCAATGGGAAGTTTTTATTCCAGCATTCTTGCTTCGCTGATTCCAAAAGGCATGGGCCAAGCTGTTTCAAGAAATTCATGTCCTAAAATTTTTATTCCTAATCTTGGGTATGACCCTGAACTTTTCGGGCATAATGTCCCTTTGCAGATAGAAAAACTTTTAGAAGTATTACGAATGGATAATCCTGCAGAGATAAAAAAAGAATCTGTTTTAAGTGCTGTCTTGATTGATTCCGCGAACGGTGATTATCAGGATGGTCTGAATTTAGATATTCTGAAAACTCTTGGTATTAAGATATTCGATTGTAACCTTGTTTCCGAAAAGTCTGATGGGCTTATTGATCCGGATTTACTGGCCCCAGTACTTATGAAGCTTGCCATACAGGAAGAGCTTTAG
- a CDS encoding deoxyribonuclease IV, with protein MYIGAHMPITGGIDKAVERIMSINGTALQIFTHNQRQWKVNPLDAEAINSFKKCREEWGNYPVSVHDSYLINLASPKLDSALKSVKGFAQELARTEELGIEYVVTHPGSHLGAGKAEGLERYVANLDLAISMSETEKVHVLIENTAGQGTNLGSRFVEIAAIFENSACSDRLGVCFDTCHAFAAGYDLRTPETYNQVFERFNQLIGLDYIRFFHLNDCKEDFGSHKDRHENIGKGKIGIEGFKNLINDIRFSTVPKVIETPKGDDLNFESDKINLDLLRSLRHA; from the coding sequence ATGTATATAGGCGCTCACATGCCCATTACCGGGGGTATTGATAAAGCAGTAGAAAGAATAATGTCTATAAACGGAACCGCTTTACAGATTTTTACTCATAATCAGAGGCAGTGGAAGGTTAATCCTTTAGACGCTGAAGCTATAAATTCTTTCAAAAAGTGTCGCGAAGAGTGGGGCAATTATCCTGTTTCTGTGCATGACTCATATTTAATAAATCTAGCATCTCCAAAATTGGATAGTGCTTTAAAGTCTGTAAAAGGTTTTGCACAGGAACTAGCGAGAACAGAAGAACTTGGCATTGAGTATGTTGTTACTCATCCTGGGTCGCATTTAGGGGCAGGTAAAGCTGAAGGCTTGGAACGTTACGTGGCAAACCTTGACCTTGCGATATCTATGTCTGAAACAGAAAAAGTACACGTTCTTATTGAAAATACTGCTGGGCAAGGTACAAATTTAGGTAGCAGATTCGTCGAAATTGCCGCTATTTTTGAAAATTCAGCCTGTTCCGACAGGCTAGGCGTTTGTTTTGATACTTGCCATGCCTTCGCCGCGGGTTATGATCTGCGCACCCCCGAAACTTATAATCAGGTTTTTGAGCGGTTTAATCAGCTTATCGGGCTTGATTATATCCGTTTCTTTCACCTTAATGATTGTAAAGAAGATTTCGGTTCACACAAAGATCGCCATGAAAATATAGGCAAAGGTAAAATCGGTATTGAAGGCTTTAAAAACCTGATTAACGATATACGCTTTTCAACTGTTCCTAAAGTGATTGAAACTCCGAAGGGGGACGATTTAAATTTTGAGTCAGATAAGATTAATTTAGATCTTCTCCGGTCGCTTCGTCACGCGTGA
- a CDS encoding DUF2325 domain-containing protein, translating to MCAALIGGMDRLKRNYITSAKQKGVKLKVFTGKENKVSAMLGSADHVIIFTNQISHAAKIDIVKYTKANNIPLHMFHSCGVSTLKSCLEKL from the coding sequence ATGTGCGCAGCTCTTATAGGTGGAATGGATAGACTCAAGCGGAATTACATTACTTCAGCAAAACAAAAAGGTGTCAAACTTAAAGTTTTTACAGGCAAGGAAAATAAAGTATCTGCGATGCTCGGAAGTGCAGATCACGTAATTATTTTTACAAATCAGATCTCACACGCCGCTAAAATTGATATCGTAAAATATACAAAAGCAAACAATATTCCCCTGCACATGTTTCATTCATGTGGAGTTTCAACCTTAAAAAGCTGTCTTGAAAAATTATAA